In Kangiella koreensis DSM 16069, a single window of DNA contains:
- a CDS encoding DUF819 family protein, protein MAVTETTERVAFFSNDAATFGIIMGVLALIFYTATRKEGFWHSFYKHIPALLLCYFVPGLLNTLGLFEKGAADNIYYIASRYLLPASLFLLTLSIDFKKIFGLGWRAVAMFFAGTVGVIIGGPLAVLLFTFIAPEWVGITDQAVPTGEQIWRGLATIAGSWIGGGANQVAMKELYEVSSTLFGTMAVMDVLVAEIWMVALLFMIKKSDSIDKWLKADNSSIEELKVTVEKYTRENERIPLFTDYKMILGVAFFVVGIAHLAGTYWPDMILGSVEKGSKAHKIFTNVGFGSHFFWLIIVSTAFALLLSPTKLRRLDYVGSSKIGTVFIYILVASIGMKMDLTKIFAHYQVFFVGLVWMMIHVIILFTVAKLIKAPYFFIAVGSKANIGGAASAPVVAAAFHPSLAPVGVLLAILGYAVGSLGAIATAIMMKAVVGG, encoded by the coding sequence ATGGCAGTAACAGAAACTACTGAGAGAGTAGCGTTTTTTAGTAATGATGCCGCAACGTTCGGTATTATAATGGGAGTATTGGCTCTAATTTTTTATACGGCAACCCGTAAAGAAGGTTTCTGGCACTCATTCTATAAGCATATCCCAGCACTTCTATTATGTTATTTCGTACCGGGTCTGTTAAATACGCTGGGGTTGTTTGAAAAAGGTGCCGCCGATAATATTTATTATATTGCATCACGTTACCTGCTACCTGCCAGCTTGTTCCTCCTAACATTAAGTATTGATTTTAAAAAGATTTTTGGCCTTGGTTGGCGTGCAGTAGCGATGTTTTTCGCTGGTACGGTTGGCGTTATTATTGGTGGTCCTCTAGCGGTACTATTGTTTACCTTTATTGCACCTGAATGGGTGGGGATTACCGATCAAGCAGTGCCAACAGGTGAACAAATCTGGCGAGGTTTAGCCACTATCGCAGGTAGCTGGATTGGTGGTGGTGCAAATCAGGTAGCTATGAAAGAGCTATATGAAGTAAGTAGTACACTGTTTGGCACCATGGCAGTGATGGATGTGTTAGTTGCTGAAATCTGGATGGTAGCTCTTCTATTCATGATTAAAAAGTCAGACTCTATCGATAAATGGTTAAAAGCTGATAACTCGAGTATTGAAGAACTTAAAGTTACGGTTGAAAAATATACTCGCGAAAATGAACGAATTCCTCTGTTCACAGATTATAAAATGATACTAGGCGTGGCATTCTTTGTGGTTGGTATTGCACACCTCGCAGGAACCTATTGGCCTGACATGATTTTGGGTTCAGTTGAAAAGGGAAGCAAAGCTCATAAGATTTTTACTAATGTTGGTTTTGGCAGTCACTTCTTTTGGTTAATTATCGTCTCTACTGCATTTGCCTTACTGTTGTCACCAACTAAACTTCGTAGATTAGATTATGTGGGATCTTCAAAAATAGGTACGGTATTTATTTATATATTGGTAGCCAGTATCGGCATGAAGATGGACCTAACCAAAATTTTTGCTCATTATCAGGTGTTCTTTGTCGGTCTGGTCTGGATGATGATTCATGTCATTATTCTGTTTACTGTTGCCAAGCTGATTAAAGCGCCATATTTCTTTATCGCTGTCGGCAGTAAAGCGAATATTGGTGGTGCGGCATCTGCGCCAGTGGTTGCCGCGGCCTTCCACCCATCATTAGCACCCGTTGGTGTTTTGCTGGCGATTCTAGGTTATGCCGTGGGCTCATTGGGGGCGATTGCAACAGCGATAATGATGAAAGCGGTGGTTGGTGGTTAA
- a CDS encoding transcriptional regulator GcvA, which translates to MSRRLPPLNSLRAFEAAARHLSFTKAAEELFVTQAAISHQIKALEDFLGVQLFIRRNRKLLLTDEGQLYWPKIRDIFEKLVNATEQVKAQGATGSLTVCVIPTFATLWLIPRLAEFGELHPEIEVRIKASDVEVDFVREDIDIAIYYGKGEYDGLCCDVLFEEHLTPVCSPDFPQKKNLKTPEDLLNVTLLHDATTEEWRTWLKSAEVTGVNLDHGPVFSHSGMVLQAARHGQGIAMGHSVLSQMDIETGRLIAPFDIVVDSGYSYDLVCPENSYDRPKVVAFREWLLSKVNEDMDDDVIF; encoded by the coding sequence ATGTCTAGACGCTTACCACCGCTCAACAGTTTGCGCGCTTTTGAAGCTGCTGCGCGACACTTGAGTTTTACCAAAGCTGCTGAGGAATTATTTGTAACTCAGGCTGCGATTAGCCACCAAATCAAGGCCTTAGAGGACTTTTTGGGGGTGCAGCTATTTATACGCAGAAACCGCAAGCTGCTTTTGACAGATGAAGGGCAGCTATACTGGCCGAAGATTCGAGATATTTTCGAGAAGCTGGTCAATGCAACTGAGCAGGTTAAAGCTCAAGGTGCGACTGGCTCCTTGACGGTTTGTGTTATTCCAACCTTTGCCACTTTATGGCTGATTCCTCGATTGGCTGAGTTTGGCGAGCTCCATCCGGAGATTGAAGTTCGCATTAAAGCATCTGATGTGGAAGTGGATTTTGTGCGAGAAGATATCGATATCGCCATTTATTACGGTAAGGGTGAATATGATGGCCTATGTTGCGATGTCCTGTTTGAAGAGCATTTAACGCCAGTTTGTTCGCCCGATTTTCCGCAGAAAAAGAACTTAAAGACACCGGAAGACCTCCTAAACGTTACTTTGTTGCATGATGCGACCACTGAAGAATGGCGCACCTGGCTAAAAAGCGCCGAAGTGACTGGTGTCAATCTGGATCACGGTCCTGTATTCAGTCACTCTGGCATGGTCTTACAGGCTGCACGTCACGGTCAGGGTATCGCCATGGGCCATAGCGTCTTATCACAGATGGATATCGAGACTGGGCGTCTTATCGCACCTTTTGATATTGTGGTTGATAGTGGCTATTCCTATGACTTGGTGTGCCCTGAAAACTCTTATGATCGTCCTAAGGTTGTTGCTTTCCGTGAGTGGTTACTCTCGAAGGTGAATGAAGATATGGATGATGATGTGATTTTTTAA
- the mscL gene encoding large-conductance mechanosensitive channel protein MscL — protein sequence MGMVSEFKKFAMKGNVVDMAVGIIIGAAFGKIVSSFVNDVLMPPLGILLGGMDFKDLAFTIKEAAGDQAAVNLNYGSFIQTAIDFIIIAFAIFMMIKAMNRLSRKEEEKPAAPPKPTVEQELLTEIRDLLKKDQV from the coding sequence ATGGGAATGGTCAGTGAGTTTAAAAAGTTTGCCATGAAAGGTAATGTCGTCGATATGGCGGTCGGTATTATCATCGGTGCCGCCTTTGGCAAGATAGTCAGCTCCTTTGTCAATGACGTTTTGATGCCACCATTGGGAATCTTATTAGGTGGCATGGACTTCAAGGATCTCGCCTTCACTATTAAAGAAGCCGCTGGTGATCAGGCCGCTGTTAATCTAAATTACGGAAGCTTTATCCAAACCGCCATAGATTTCATTATTATAGCTTTCGCTATTTTCATGATGATTAAAGCGATGAATCGCTTATCACGAAAAGAAGAAGAAAAGCCGGCTGCCCCGCCTAAACCGACGGTGGAACAAGAATTACTTACCGAGATTCGTGACTTGTTGAAAAAGGATCAGGTTTAG
- a CDS encoding SDR family oxidoreductase has protein sequence MSNSEHAAFQHKTVWVTGASSGIGEGLAYALAKKGARLILSARRMDELERVKACCEHSERHHCVELDLAHSEHFDSLVSQVINEYGPIDILINNAGLSQRSMVLETELAVHRQLMEINYFGTVKLTQSLLPHLLERKQGGVITVSSLVGKFTTPLRSAYSASKHAITAYMDSLRAELHGQGVQFTTVYPGFIKTNLTYKALLADGSEQNKMDDAQEHGMSPEVCAEKILEAWRKGKAEAFIGGKETYGIYLSRFFPRLFARMVRTAKVT, from the coding sequence ATGAGTAACAGCGAACATGCAGCATTTCAGCATAAAACAGTCTGGGTAACGGGTGCTTCTTCCGGGATCGGCGAAGGACTGGCCTACGCTCTAGCAAAAAAAGGGGCGCGCCTGATTTTGTCAGCCCGCCGCATGGATGAGCTGGAGCGGGTTAAAGCTTGTTGTGAACACTCTGAGCGTCATCACTGTGTTGAATTGGATCTGGCGCACAGTGAGCACTTCGACTCGTTAGTATCGCAGGTTATTAACGAATATGGCCCGATCGATATTTTGATAAACAACGCTGGATTGAGTCAGCGTTCCATGGTGTTAGAAACTGAGCTGGCGGTACATCGACAACTCATGGAAATTAACTATTTTGGTACCGTAAAACTGACGCAAAGTTTACTGCCTCATCTGTTGGAGCGAAAGCAGGGAGGGGTAATTACAGTGAGTTCTCTGGTTGGCAAGTTTACTACACCACTGCGTTCCGCTTATTCAGCATCGAAACATGCAATAACTGCTTACATGGATAGTTTACGCGCCGAATTGCATGGACAGGGTGTGCAGTTCACGACCGTATACCCCGGTTTTATTAAGACCAATTTAACCTACAAAGCTCTATTGGCTGATGGTTCGGAGCAGAACAAGATGGACGATGCTCAGGAGCATGGTATGAGCCCAGAGGTGTGTGCGGAAAAGATATTGGAAGCTTGGCGTAAAGGAAAAGCGGAAGCCTTTATTGGCGGTAAAGAAACCTATGGTATTTACCTCAGCCGTTTTTTCCCGAGGCTGTTTGCACGAATGGTTAGAACAGCGAAAGTTACTTAA
- a CDS encoding Glu/Leu/Phe/Val family dehydrogenase, with amino-acid sequence MSDQVYQDAITRVRRIGESAGVNHEVIEALMHPMRTMVASLPVRMDNGSTQYFTAYRCRYNNALGPTKGGIRYHPDVNLEEVQALALWMTIKCAVVGLPYGGGKGGITVDPKQLSRMELERLSRSYVRQMADVISPDRDIPAPDVYTNERIMGWMMDEYEYITRKKAPGVITGKPLSLGGSVGRDDATGRGAYLCILELEKKHNWKPEEITVAVQGFGNGGYHAARLLQERGYKIVAISDSKGGIYSSNGFDVPSIYKEKQATRQVKAVYCTHSVCEQVEHTAITNEELLELDVDILIPAALDGVIGGHNIDDIKAKYIVEVANGPVLSDVDDTLHSKGIHVIPDVLANAGGVTVSYFEWVQNRSGYAWDLPTVHERLEKIMSESFNRIWDLAQSEGRSMRNAAYTHAMRKIGEAIEAHGTQDYFSVRD; translated from the coding sequence ATGTCTGATCAGGTCTATCAGGATGCGATTACTCGTGTCCGTCGAATCGGCGAAAGTGCTGGTGTGAATCATGAGGTTATCGAAGCCTTAATGCACCCTATGCGCACCATGGTCGCCTCACTTCCCGTCCGTATGGATAATGGCTCTACCCAATATTTCACCGCTTACCGTTGTCGTTACAATAATGCACTCGGCCCTACCAAAGGCGGTATCCGCTATCATCCTGATGTTAATTTGGAAGAAGTTCAGGCGTTGGCATTGTGGATGACCATCAAATGCGCCGTAGTCGGCTTGCCTTATGGCGGCGGTAAAGGCGGTATCACAGTTGATCCAAAACAGCTATCACGCATGGAACTCGAGCGCCTGTCACGCTCCTATGTTCGCCAAATGGCGGATGTTATCAGCCCTGACCGTGATATCCCTGCCCCGGATGTCTATACCAATGAGCGCATCATGGGCTGGATGATGGATGAGTACGAGTACATTACCCGTAAAAAAGCACCTGGCGTGATTACCGGCAAGCCATTGAGCTTAGGTGGTAGTGTGGGTCGTGATGATGCCACTGGCCGTGGTGCATATCTATGTATTTTAGAGCTAGAGAAAAAGCACAACTGGAAGCCGGAAGAGATCACCGTCGCAGTGCAAGGCTTCGGTAATGGTGGTTACCATGCCGCTCGTCTTTTGCAGGAACGTGGCTACAAAATTGTCGCCATCAGCGACTCGAAAGGTGGCATCTATTCCAGCAATGGCTTTGACGTACCCAGCATCTACAAAGAAAAACAGGCCACCAGACAGGTTAAAGCGGTTTACTGTACTCACTCTGTTTGTGAGCAGGTCGAACATACAGCTATCACTAATGAAGAATTGCTAGAACTTGATGTGGATATTCTAATACCAGCAGCTCTGGATGGTGTTATTGGAGGTCATAATATCGATGACATTAAAGCCAAATACATCGTTGAAGTAGCCAATGGCCCAGTCTTGAGCGATGTTGATGACACGCTCCACAGTAAAGGGATTCATGTCATTCCAGATGTATTGGCGAATGCGGGCGGTGTAACAGTATCTTACTTTGAATGGGTACAAAACCGTTCAGGCTACGCCTGGGATCTTCCAACTGTTCATGAGCGACTTGAAAAGATCATGTCAGAAAGCTTCAATCGCATTTGGGATCTGGCTCAATCAGAAGGCCGCAGCATGAGGAACGCAGCCTACACCCACGCTATGCGTAAAATAGGCGAAGCCATCGAAGCCCACGGCACGCAGGATTATTTCTCTGTAAGAGACTAG
- the ctlX gene encoding citrulline utilization hydrolase CtlX, with the protein MTIKQTHTTNSVIMVPPTDFAFNEQTGADNEFQNKPQQPNEHLREDALCEFNEMVNLLRDEHIEVLLLNKHAQSHQELPELPDAVFPNNWFSTSSDGTLTLYPMKTPNRRAEVRPDELALLLHRNGYRVNKTEHVDKNHQQILEGTGSIIFDHNHQIAYAAISERCDKTLFEDFCQQRGYKPITFNSQSSSSKPFYHTNVMMSVGEHFVVICLDSIADGQQKQLLLDTFAETKKEVINISLEQTEKSFCGNILQLHNSKGDKIIVMSDSAYRGFTKEQKAKLEKHGRLLPCPIPTIEQVGGGSTRCMLAENFMPKVK; encoded by the coding sequence ATGACCATCAAACAAACTCATACCACCAACTCTGTCATCATGGTACCGCCCACCGATTTTGCCTTTAACGAGCAAACCGGCGCCGATAACGAATTTCAAAATAAGCCACAGCAACCGAACGAACATCTTCGTGAAGATGCTCTGTGCGAATTCAATGAGATGGTAAACCTGTTACGTGACGAGCATATTGAAGTTTTGTTACTTAACAAACATGCCCAAAGCCATCAAGAATTACCAGAGTTACCTGATGCAGTATTCCCTAATAATTGGTTCTCTACCTCAAGTGATGGCACCCTGACACTTTACCCCATGAAGACGCCTAATCGTCGAGCTGAAGTCCGCCCTGACGAGCTGGCTCTTTTGCTTCATCGTAACGGTTATCGGGTTAACAAAACGGAACATGTCGACAAAAATCATCAACAAATACTGGAAGGCACAGGCAGTATTATCTTCGATCACAACCATCAGATCGCATATGCTGCCATCTCAGAACGTTGCGATAAAACACTGTTCGAAGACTTCTGCCAGCAGAGAGGTTATAAACCAATCACCTTTAACAGCCAGAGCAGCAGCAGCAAACCTTTCTACCACACCAATGTCATGATGAGTGTTGGCGAGCATTTCGTAGTGATTTGCCTGGACTCAATAGCGGATGGTCAACAGAAACAATTGTTGTTAGATACCTTTGCAGAGACAAAAAAAGAAGTGATTAATATCAGCCTGGAGCAAACTGAAAAGAGTTTCTGTGGCAATATTTTGCAACTGCACAATAGCAAAGGGGATAAGATCATCGTCATGTCAGACAGCGCTTATCGAGGCTTCACCAAAGAGCAAAAAGCCAAGCTGGAAAAGCACGGTAGATTATTACCCTGCCCGATTCCCACTATCGAACAAGTTGGCGGCGGCAGCACCCGCTGCATGCTGGCAGAAAATTTTATGCCTAAAGTAAAATGA
- a CDS encoding amidohydrolase family protein, with protein sequence MYKTIIKYLFSILLFLFLLTALSIPYAMFTPQSPLVQGVQSNRILIHNIKILSRDFDRLLKDRSIIIEDGIIQESPVSENFIQQDFDLIIDGNNQFLMPGLTDAHTHIYDRTDLLLNLAHGVTQVRVMHGLALQLNLREEIQSGDTLGPNMLVASPAINQRSSYAASEFHTFIENEEDTKGLIDTYKSHGYDLIKIYDGLDNNNFQAILSAANKLEIPVAGHPPFAVNTSDLLSSGMQSVEHIEMLYQAPLNYSRDKQDLDHLIQQLKQSPVPITTTLIVYEELARIAELKSKYLATKQMEYIPPIIKSIFEPGIQNIMTDSAPESWRSKADYLGIIAKSLYEADVPMLLGSDAGANYTINGLGAIQEMQLLHHYGVDPKDILKSATITPAIAFKLHNSGTVAPGHKANLILTKSDPRKDLGTFMDLQGLIKDGVYFDEKAIKQMKLKSKTHMSSYEFLGWYLINWWQE encoded by the coding sequence ATGTACAAAACGATCATTAAATATCTGTTCTCTATTCTTCTGTTTTTATTCCTACTGACTGCATTATCAATACCCTATGCGATGTTTACACCCCAATCACCTCTTGTCCAAGGCGTTCAATCAAATCGTATTCTTATCCACAACATCAAAATATTATCCCGCGACTTTGACCGTCTGCTAAAAGACAGATCGATAATTATCGAAGATGGCATCATTCAAGAGTCTCCGGTCAGTGAAAACTTTATTCAGCAGGATTTTGATCTGATCATAGATGGTAATAACCAGTTCCTGATGCCAGGTCTAACCGATGCTCATACGCACATATATGATCGCACTGATTTATTATTGAACTTAGCTCATGGCGTTACCCAGGTTCGTGTCATGCACGGCCTTGCACTACAGCTTAATTTAAGAGAAGAAATACAATCAGGAGATACACTCGGTCCAAACATGTTGGTCGCCAGCCCAGCAATAAACCAGCGCAGCTCTTATGCGGCTTCTGAATTCCATACGTTTATCGAGAACGAAGAAGATACAAAGGGCCTTATTGATACCTATAAAAGTCATGGTTATGACCTAATCAAAATTTACGATGGGTTAGACAATAACAATTTCCAGGCCATACTGAGTGCAGCAAATAAACTTGAGATACCGGTTGCAGGTCATCCACCTTTTGCGGTTAACACATCAGACTTACTATCCTCAGGTATGCAGAGTGTTGAGCATATTGAAATGCTGTATCAAGCTCCACTGAACTATTCCCGGGATAAACAAGACCTTGATCATTTAATCCAACAGTTAAAGCAGAGCCCCGTACCAATCACTACCACACTCATTGTTTATGAGGAGTTGGCCAGGATAGCTGAATTGAAGTCTAAATACTTAGCTACCAAGCAAATGGAATATATTCCACCCATCATTAAATCTATATTCGAACCAGGCATTCAAAACATTATGACCGACAGCGCTCCTGAATCATGGCGCTCAAAGGCCGATTATCTAGGCATAATCGCTAAATCACTCTATGAAGCAGATGTACCTATGCTCCTCGGCTCCGATGCCGGTGCTAACTATACGATCAATGGCTTAGGAGCGATTCAAGAAATGCAGCTTTTGCATCATTATGGAGTTGACCCAAAAGACATATTAAAAAGCGCAACGATAACGCCTGCGATAGCTTTCAAATTACACAATTCAGGCACTGTTGCTCCAGGACACAAAGCCAACCTCATTCTCACAAAGAGTGACCCGAGAAAAGATCTCGGTACTTTTATGGATCTACAGGGATTGATAAAAGATGGAGTTTATTTCGATGAAAAGGCAATTAAACAAATGAAGCTAAAATCTAAAACTCATATGTCCAGCTATGAGTTTTTAGGGTGGTACTTAATAAACTGGTGGCAAGAGTAA
- a CDS encoding GGDEF domain-containing protein, which translates to MLRFIFLFLFSCSLNAAQEYSVEQLPSEFEGDWQVCRYTTSENNQYDCSSINVPGPIEQAFPEFDGLAFYRTTFTLSNEFEHQSLALYIRQIRDADKVYINGHLIGETGQFAPNFEKATLYQRLYPIPSSILKFNQSNELLIKLYNHARPGGMVMSAPVIDSVKNTYQNAATQESLLMIFVGMILLISAVQIFYYLAQPEHRENLLFAVLCVFESIYLLTYSQAALDSGINLTSIFRINILLFAILTVNFFLFVSYFFKQTIPSLIKGVLTLTLLMGIVSVTVLPIDWIYHILLAIQLLSVLILVPYYFYIFYQANRQKMPYAGLMSKVLGLYIITAIIDFAIDQQLLPLFVSGIAGLLSPIFLITVFIAITFILIHKHWLYFRHATYDYLTNCLRRSSFEQRLAEEIHRIHRTGLSIVVALIDIDNFKQINDEYNHLAGDKVLQEVVNRTRTSLRDFDLLGRYGGDEFIFAAEVSDKKDASQLLKRIHRNITSHPVIDKNDEAIAISITIGAVVAEASDLVTALQMIEEADQILVSGKVKQKGHVHI; encoded by the coding sequence TTGTTGCGTTTTATTTTTCTATTTTTATTTTCATGTTCGCTGAATGCTGCCCAGGAGTATTCAGTTGAACAACTGCCTTCGGAATTCGAGGGCGACTGGCAGGTATGTCGATATACTACTTCAGAAAATAATCAGTACGACTGCAGCTCAATTAACGTCCCCGGCCCTATTGAACAAGCATTCCCAGAGTTTGATGGTTTAGCGTTTTATCGAACCACTTTTACCTTATCTAATGAATTTGAACATCAGTCTTTAGCCCTATACATTCGACAAATAAGGGATGCTGATAAGGTTTATATTAATGGTCACCTGATTGGAGAAACAGGTCAGTTCGCTCCTAACTTTGAAAAAGCCACTCTCTATCAACGTCTATACCCTATCCCCTCTAGTATTCTAAAGTTTAACCAAAGCAACGAGCTACTCATCAAGCTGTATAATCATGCTCGCCCCGGCGGCATGGTAATGAGCGCGCCAGTTATTGATAGTGTAAAAAACACCTATCAAAATGCGGCCACTCAAGAGTCTCTACTCATGATCTTTGTTGGTATGATTCTCCTGATTTCAGCGGTACAGATTTTTTATTACCTAGCTCAACCGGAACATCGAGAAAACTTATTATTTGCCGTCCTTTGCGTGTTTGAATCCATTTATTTACTCACTTATTCACAGGCAGCGCTGGATTCAGGGATTAATTTAACCAGTATTTTCCGTATCAATATTCTGCTGTTTGCGATTTTGACAGTAAATTTCTTTCTATTTGTTTCCTACTTTTTTAAGCAAACGATTCCATCGCTAATAAAAGGTGTGCTGACCTTAACGCTTCTAATGGGGATTGTTAGCGTCACAGTTTTACCAATTGATTGGATTTATCATATTCTGCTGGCAATTCAACTTCTCAGCGTGTTGATTCTTGTGCCTTATTATTTTTATATTTTCTATCAAGCCAATCGCCAGAAAATGCCCTATGCTGGCTTAATGAGCAAGGTATTAGGACTTTATATCATAACCGCAATTATCGACTTTGCTATCGACCAACAATTATTGCCACTGTTTGTTAGTGGTATTGCCGGATTACTGTCCCCGATATTTTTAATCACTGTTTTTATCGCCATCACTTTTATCCTGATCCATAAACATTGGCTCTATTTCCGGCACGCAACTTATGACTATCTGACCAACTGCCTGAGACGCTCATCGTTTGAGCAACGATTAGCCGAAGAAATACATCGCATCCATCGCACAGGCCTGTCGATTGTTGTTGCATTGATTGATATAGATAACTTTAAACAAATTAATGATGAATATAATCATTTAGCTGGCGATAAGGTGTTGCAAGAAGTAGTCAATCGAACGCGTACTTCGTTACGCGACTTTGATTTATTAGGGCGTTATGGAGGTGATGAGTTTATTTTCGCAGCGGAAGTCTCCGATAAAAAAGATGCCTCCCAGCTACTCAAGAGAATTCATAGAAATATTACGTCACATCCAGTTATTGATAAAAATGATGAGGCCATTGCAATTAGTATCACTATTGGTGCAGTTGTAGCCGAAGCTTCAGACCTGGTCACTGCGCTACAGATGATCGAAGAAGCAGATCAGATTCTAGTAAGCGGCAAAGTCAAACAAAAAGGGCATGTTCACATCTAA
- a CDS encoding helix-turn-helix domain-containing protein translates to MNSYQLEAVNILQVIFIAVAGFGSLLIANQVRYRGLAYLLLGVSALMIFNLLEETKVNGYLISPIFSLANGPLFYLFVRQLVYPSPASPKQYILHLLPAIFAIPFTVWPQAVLLVGTLSQVIYLTQSVKLVQRYHKANQAMRSDAYTTQLKWLSRLLISVIIIAIVDLARVNLQPYLHIELLKVWYLVMQLVYFTLICTLIFKAIRQPETFHALSEFDQMATSEGNQTNNNDQAQSLFNQINQLIKEHQYYLQPRLSLKDLHQYLGINEKDLSWAINKGSQKSFCDYINHLRIQHFKQLTQGNFNSNILEMALDSGFSSKSSFNAVFKKHTGKTPSQYISNSINL, encoded by the coding sequence ATGAACAGTTACCAGCTGGAAGCCGTCAATATTTTACAGGTAATATTTATCGCGGTAGCCGGCTTTGGATCTTTGTTGATTGCTAATCAAGTTAGGTATCGGGGTCTGGCTTATCTATTATTGGGCGTCAGCGCCTTGATGATCTTTAATTTACTGGAAGAAACAAAGGTTAATGGATATTTAATAAGTCCAATATTCTCTCTTGCTAATGGCCCCTTGTTCTATTTATTTGTCCGGCAACTGGTTTACCCATCTCCAGCAAGCCCCAAACAATATATATTACATTTATTACCCGCCATTTTTGCCATACCTTTTACAGTTTGGCCTCAGGCTGTCCTTCTCGTTGGCACATTAAGCCAGGTCATCTATTTAACACAAAGCGTAAAATTAGTGCAGCGTTATCATAAAGCAAACCAGGCGATGCGCTCCGACGCTTATACCACGCAATTAAAATGGCTTAGTCGTTTACTTATCAGCGTAATTATTATTGCTATTGTTGATTTAGCTCGGGTTAATCTACAGCCCTATCTTCATATTGAATTGCTGAAAGTCTGGTATCTGGTGATGCAACTTGTTTATTTTACTCTGATATGCACACTCATCTTTAAAGCAATTCGGCAGCCCGAAACCTTTCATGCTTTGTCTGAGTTCGATCAAATGGCAACTTCCGAAGGTAATCAAACAAACAATAACGATCAGGCCCAATCCCTTTTCAATCAAATTAATCAACTTATCAAAGAACATCAATATTATCTGCAGCCCAGACTCTCACTAAAAGACTTGCACCAATATCTCGGTATTAATGAAAAGGATTTATCTTGGGCTATCAATAAAGGGAGTCAGAAGAGTTTTTGTGACTATATCAATCACCTTCGCATTCAGCACTTTAAACAACTTACTCAAGGTAACTTCAACAGCAATATCCTGGAGATGGCCCTAGATTCAGGCTTTAGTTCAAAATCGAGCTTTAATGCCGTCTTCAAGAAACACACAGGCAAAACTCCAAGTCAGTACATCAGTAACAGCATAAACCTTTAG
- a CDS encoding Mpo1 family 2-hydroxy fatty acid dioxygenase yields MRSGQEWIAEYSESHRNPTNKLLHWICVPTIMWTVLAFLWVIPVPEVMQFHPLVNWAVIFVAVAQLFYISFGWKIFSGMLLVSVLMLWFTYWLESVISIPLWQIALVVFIIAWIGQFIGHHIEGKKPSFFKDLLFLLVGPAWEMNYFLRQIGWLR; encoded by the coding sequence ATGCGTAGCGGACAAGAGTGGATTGCGGAGTACAGCGAAAGTCATCGCAACCCAACCAATAAATTACTGCACTGGATCTGCGTGCCAACCATTATGTGGACGGTTCTGGCGTTCCTGTGGGTGATTCCGGTTCCTGAAGTGATGCAGTTTCATCCGCTGGTAAACTGGGCGGTGATCTTTGTTGCTGTCGCGCAACTGTTTTATATCAGCTTTGGCTGGAAAATCTTTAGTGGCATGTTACTGGTTTCCGTTTTGATGCTGTGGTTTACCTATTGGCTAGAAAGCGTGATTTCGATACCTTTATGGCAAATCGCTTTAGTTGTCTTTATCATAGCCTGGATTGGTCAGTTTATTGGGCACCATATCGAAGGCAAAAAACCTTCATTTTTTAAAGACTTACTATTTCTTTTAGTCGGCCCAGCCTGGGAAATGAATTATTTCTTACGCCAAATCGGCTGGCTACGTTAA